A portion of the Mesobacillus sp. AQ2 genome contains these proteins:
- a CDS encoding helix-turn-helix domain-containing protein: MEQTLKITSVLSDPTRYYIYQYITKRHKDVTVQEIADNFEIHPNVARLHLSKLEDVNMLISETKKTGKGGRPSRLYRLSDEVIQLHFPFRDYQLLSKIAMTTMMSLGEAGKKALYLTGKRFGTELMEQEMSRHPQLSEEMTFEHKLNSIKNAATLAGFYPEFEPNSEKTKIYFQIFNCPFKEVAMEHTETVCNMHYEFLRGMFESLFGEIELIEKENMFTGCDSCSYQAVIAQ, encoded by the coding sequence GTGGAGCAAACATTAAAAATTACAAGTGTATTGTCTGATCCAACGCGTTATTATATTTATCAATACATCACAAAAAGGCATAAAGATGTGACTGTGCAGGAAATCGCCGACAATTTTGAAATTCATCCCAATGTAGCAAGGCTGCATTTATCAAAGCTCGAAGACGTGAACATGCTGATTTCGGAGACAAAAAAGACTGGCAAGGGGGGACGCCCTAGCAGGCTATACCGCTTGTCAGACGAAGTCATCCAGCTGCATTTCCCATTCCGTGATTATCAGCTGCTGTCAAAAATCGCCATGACGACAATGATGTCACTCGGTGAAGCCGGAAAGAAGGCTTTGTATCTGACCGGAAAGCGATTTGGCACAGAACTCATGGAACAGGAGATGTCACGTCACCCGCAATTGTCAGAAGAAATGACGTTTGAACATAAACTGAACTCAATTAAGAATGCTGCCACGCTTGCTGGTTTCTATCCAGAATTTGAACCTAATAGTGAGAAGACAAAAATTTATTTCCAGATTTTCAACTGCCCTTTCAAGGAAGTTGCCATGGAGCATACTGAAACGGTGTGCAATATGCATTATGAGTTTTTGCGGGGAATGTTTGAATCCCTGTTTGGGGAAATTGAACTGATTGAAAAAGAAAATATGTTCACAGGCTGTGATTCTTGTTCATACCAGGCTGTTATCGCACAATAA
- the comGA gene encoding competence type IV pilus ATPase ComGA: protein MAENILKDALKSGASDIHIIPRERDTLVKFRLGNQLLPRYTLEQVDCERLISHFKFTASMDIGEKRRPQSGAFTYQDHDRKIGLRISTLPAYQNESMVIRLLPEQNHIPSYQISLFPSTSKKLISLLKHAHGLIIFTGPTGSGKTTTLYSMLSETSEMVNRNVITLEDPIEKPSESVLQVQVNERAGISYSAGLKAILRHDPDIIMVGEIRDKETAETAIRASLTGHLVLTTMHTRDARGAIYRLIEFGINWLEIEQTLIAVTAQRLVELTCPYCEDACSPFCYSSGSGKRGNVFEILTGRDLSAVLKEAKGEHQNYHYKTLKDAIKKGIALGFIKESEYQRWVLNEGE, encoded by the coding sequence TTGGCGGAAAATATTTTAAAAGATGCTTTAAAGAGCGGCGCTTCGGACATTCATATTATCCCGCGAGAGAGAGACACCCTGGTAAAATTCAGGCTTGGCAATCAGCTGCTGCCCCGGTACACCCTAGAACAGGTTGATTGCGAACGGCTCATTTCCCATTTTAAATTCACCGCTTCGATGGATATAGGCGAAAAGAGAAGGCCGCAAAGTGGAGCCTTTACTTACCAGGACCACGATCGAAAAATTGGTTTGAGAATCTCCACACTGCCAGCCTACCAGAACGAAAGCATGGTCATACGTCTCCTTCCCGAACAAAACCATATTCCTTCATACCAAATATCATTATTCCCATCCACATCGAAAAAATTAATTTCCCTTTTAAAACATGCACATGGTCTGATTATTTTTACCGGCCCTACAGGCAGCGGCAAAACCACAACATTGTATTCTATGCTGTCCGAAACATCGGAAATGGTTAATCGCAACGTCATCACACTCGAAGATCCCATTGAAAAACCGAGTGAATCAGTGCTTCAGGTCCAGGTCAATGAACGGGCCGGAATCTCTTATTCTGCCGGCTTAAAGGCAATCCTCAGACATGATCCGGATATCATTATGGTCGGGGAAATTAGGGATAAGGAGACTGCAGAGACAGCGATAAGGGCATCCTTGACTGGGCATTTGGTGCTGACTACGATGCATACACGGGATGCAAGGGGAGCAATCTACAGGCTGATTGAATTCGGGATCAATTGGCTTGAAATCGAACAGACCTTGATCGCAGTAACCGCACAAAGGCTTGTTGAACTGACATGTCCTTATTGTGAAGATGCTTGCTCGCCGTTTTGCTATTCCTCAGGAAGCGGCAAAAGAGGAAATGTGTTTGAAATTCTTACGGGACGGGATTTATCTGCTGTATTGAAGGAAGCAAAAGGTGAACATCAGAATTACCACTACAAAACGCTCAAAGATGCTATCAAGAAAGGCATCGCTCTCGGATTTATCAAGGAATCGGAATACCAGAGGTGGGTTCTAAATGAAGGAGAATAA
- a CDS encoding Spx/MgsR family RNA polymerase-binding regulatory protein: MEELTFFSYPSCTSCRKTKKWLISNSVKFNERHLFKDTPNQKELMEILTLTTEGVDELLATRGETFKNLKLNVDELSLSEVINLVIEEPKLLRRPILTDGKKLIVGFNPDALKKIAK, encoded by the coding sequence ATGGAAGAGCTGACGTTTTTTTCTTATCCGAGCTGTACTTCATGTCGTAAAACGAAAAAGTGGCTGATTTCGAACAGCGTGAAATTCAATGAACGTCATTTGTTCAAAGATACCCCAAACCAGAAGGAATTGATGGAGATATTGACGTTGACGACAGAAGGCGTCGATGAACTGCTTGCGACCAGGGGAGAAACCTTTAAAAATCTCAAACTTAATGTCGATGAATTATCACTTTCAGAAGTGATCAATCTTGTGATTGAAGAACCCAAGCTTCTAAGGCGTCCAATTTTGACTGATGGGAAAAAGCTAATTGTTGGATTCAATCCTGATGCGCTGAAAAAAATCGCCAAATAA